A stretch of the Dioscorea cayenensis subsp. rotundata cultivar TDr96_F1 chromosome 4, TDr96_F1_v2_PseudoChromosome.rev07_lg8_w22 25.fasta, whole genome shotgun sequence genome encodes the following:
- the LOC120259531 gene encoding transcription factor UNE10-like isoform X2 → MSQCVPTCDTDDPPNMTANAPPTLLHHHHHQHHPSNRPHVSSEYEVAELTWENGNVAMHGLGHARISKPIAKYPSTTGSTVGWDKQHQSGTLESIVDQATNNQIQVSSPGHPSFMSWLGGAHPHVAASGVDALVPSSNSFGHRAVEASDQVPNLPSVDGSSAGGGGRGRKRTRGGEGVWGCPSQGSVAPTVMTLDDTCEFYGGEDVGFTTTSSPDGEADDGGGLPDTENTSLGGHDSFCQSKRSQRDAVADEEGEKVNKGELGMSSLSTKRSRAAAIHNQSERKRRDRINEKMRTLQKLVPNSSKTDKASMLDEVIDYLKQLQAQVQMMNRMSGFPQMMMPMAMPQLQMSLMANMAHMAQMTQMGLGMGMGMGMMDMAAINRAGHPAIPPLLHPSAFASLAAGGSWEASGDRMQPPGAPVPMDSLSAFMAHPSQPMSMDAYSKMAALYQRLYQQQQHLQQQQQQDQQQQQHLQQQQQQQQSNPKRTI, encoded by the exons ATGAGCCAGTGTGTGCCTACTTGTGACACGGATGATCCTCCAAACATGACCGCCAATGCACCACCAACTCTactccaccatcaccaccaccagcatCACCCTTCCAACCGCCCACACGTCTCCTCGGAGTACGAAGTGGCCGAGTTAACATGGGAGAACGGCAACGTGGCTATGCATGGCCTCGGCCACGCGCGCATCAGCAAGCCCATCGCTAAATACCCGTCGACCACTGGCTCGACCGTGGGATGGGATAAACAGCACCAAAGCGGCACGCTTGAGTCCATTGTCGACCAGGCCACTAACAACCAAATCCAAGTTTCGTCACCTGGGCACCCGAGTTTCATGTCCTGGCTCGGTGGTGCTCATCCTCATGTGGCTGCTTCCGGAGTGGACGCGCTTGTTCCTAGTTCTAACTCTTTTGGCCACCGCGCTGTGGAGGCTTCTGACCAGGTTCCGAATTTACCATCGGTGGACGGGTCGAGCGCGGGAGGTGGTGGGAGAGGAAGGAAGAGGACAAGAGGAGGGGAGGGTGTGTGGGGGTGTCCGAGCCAGGGTAGTGTTGCGCCGACAGTGATGACGCTTGATGATACTTGTGAGTTCTACGGCGGTGAGGATGTGGGTTTCACTACAACGTCTTCCCCGGATGGAGAAGCAGATGATGGAGGTGGATTGCCGGACACTGAGAACACTAGTCTCGGCGGCCATGATTCCTTTTGCCAGAGCAAGAGGTCACAG AGAGATGCAGTGGCTGATGAAGAGGGTGAGAAGGTGAACAAGGGGGAATTAGGGATGTCCTCACTATCTACAAAGCGTAGCAGAGCAGCAGCTATTCATAATCAGTCAGAACGA aAAAGAAGAGATCGGATAAACGAGAAAATGAGAACACTTCAAAAGCTAGTTCCAAACTCAAGCAAG ACTGATAAAGCATCAATGCTGGATGAAGTAATAGACTACTTGAAGCAGCTGCAAGCTCAGGTGCAGATGATGAACAGGATGAGTGGCTTCCCCCAGATGATGATGCCCATGGCAATGCCACAGCTCCAAATGTCTTTAATGGCCAACATGGCTCACATGGCTCAAATGACTCAGATGGGCTTGGGAATGGGGATGGGCATGGGCATGATGGACATGGCCGCCATCAACCGGGCTGGACACCCTGCTATTCCACCACTCCTCCACCCGTCGGCTTTTGCATCTCTCGCCGCCGGAGGCTCTTGGGAGGCCTCTGGTGATCGAATGCAGCCACCCGGTGCCCCAGTCCCCATGGACTCTTTATCAGCTTTCATGGCTCACCCATCACAG CCAATGAGCATGGATGCTTATAGCAAGATGGCTGCCCTGTATCAACGTCTATACCAGCAGCAACAGCAcctgcagcagcagcagcaacaggaccagcagcagcagcagcacctgcagcagcagcagcagcagcagcaaagcAATCCGAAGAGGACTATTTAA
- the LOC120259531 gene encoding transcription factor UNE10-like isoform X1: MSQCVPTCDTDDPPNMTANAPPTLLHHHHHQHHPSNRPHVSSEYEVAELTWENGNVAMHGLGHARISKPIAKYPSTTGSTVGWDKQHQSGTLESIVDQATNNQIQVSSPGHPSFMSWLGGAHPHVAASGVDALVPSSNSFGHRAVEASDQVPNLPSVDGSSAGGGGRGRKRTRGGEGVWGCPSQGSVAPTVMTLDDTCEFYGGEDVGFTTTSSPDGEADDGGGLPDTENTSLGGHDSFCQSKRSQKRDAVADEEGEKVNKGELGMSSLSTKRSRAAAIHNQSERKRRDRINEKMRTLQKLVPNSSKTDKASMLDEVIDYLKQLQAQVQMMNRMSGFPQMMMPMAMPQLQMSLMANMAHMAQMTQMGLGMGMGMGMMDMAAINRAGHPAIPPLLHPSAFASLAAGGSWEASGDRMQPPGAPVPMDSLSAFMAHPSQPMSMDAYSKMAALYQRLYQQQQHLQQQQQQDQQQQQHLQQQQQQQQSNPKRTI; the protein is encoded by the exons ATGAGCCAGTGTGTGCCTACTTGTGACACGGATGATCCTCCAAACATGACCGCCAATGCACCACCAACTCTactccaccatcaccaccaccagcatCACCCTTCCAACCGCCCACACGTCTCCTCGGAGTACGAAGTGGCCGAGTTAACATGGGAGAACGGCAACGTGGCTATGCATGGCCTCGGCCACGCGCGCATCAGCAAGCCCATCGCTAAATACCCGTCGACCACTGGCTCGACCGTGGGATGGGATAAACAGCACCAAAGCGGCACGCTTGAGTCCATTGTCGACCAGGCCACTAACAACCAAATCCAAGTTTCGTCACCTGGGCACCCGAGTTTCATGTCCTGGCTCGGTGGTGCTCATCCTCATGTGGCTGCTTCCGGAGTGGACGCGCTTGTTCCTAGTTCTAACTCTTTTGGCCACCGCGCTGTGGAGGCTTCTGACCAGGTTCCGAATTTACCATCGGTGGACGGGTCGAGCGCGGGAGGTGGTGGGAGAGGAAGGAAGAGGACAAGAGGAGGGGAGGGTGTGTGGGGGTGTCCGAGCCAGGGTAGTGTTGCGCCGACAGTGATGACGCTTGATGATACTTGTGAGTTCTACGGCGGTGAGGATGTGGGTTTCACTACAACGTCTTCCCCGGATGGAGAAGCAGATGATGGAGGTGGATTGCCGGACACTGAGAACACTAGTCTCGGCGGCCATGATTCCTTTTGCCAGAGCAAGAGGTCACAG AAGAGAGATGCAGTGGCTGATGAAGAGGGTGAGAAGGTGAACAAGGGGGAATTAGGGATGTCCTCACTATCTACAAAGCGTAGCAGAGCAGCAGCTATTCATAATCAGTCAGAACGA aAAAGAAGAGATCGGATAAACGAGAAAATGAGAACACTTCAAAAGCTAGTTCCAAACTCAAGCAAG ACTGATAAAGCATCAATGCTGGATGAAGTAATAGACTACTTGAAGCAGCTGCAAGCTCAGGTGCAGATGATGAACAGGATGAGTGGCTTCCCCCAGATGATGATGCCCATGGCAATGCCACAGCTCCAAATGTCTTTAATGGCCAACATGGCTCACATGGCTCAAATGACTCAGATGGGCTTGGGAATGGGGATGGGCATGGGCATGATGGACATGGCCGCCATCAACCGGGCTGGACACCCTGCTATTCCACCACTCCTCCACCCGTCGGCTTTTGCATCTCTCGCCGCCGGAGGCTCTTGGGAGGCCTCTGGTGATCGAATGCAGCCACCCGGTGCCCCAGTCCCCATGGACTCTTTATCAGCTTTCATGGCTCACCCATCACAG CCAATGAGCATGGATGCTTATAGCAAGATGGCTGCCCTGTATCAACGTCTATACCAGCAGCAACAGCAcctgcagcagcagcagcaacaggaccagcagcagcagcagcacctgcagcagcagcagcagcagcagcaaagcAATCCGAAGAGGACTATTTAA
- the LOC120259287 gene encoding F-box protein At5g07670-like, protein MHEHNRHQRLRSWPELWFADAPLKPPLKHVVLDMHLPEKQQTLTLGPDLTAPLSDELLLRLLSALPDSALPAASLVCKRWLRLLDRLRRRLILLDWSSLPRIPGRFPDLSDLDLLPASFFPSSPSPLILTRDSVSIPLDPYLDPPIGDSPFISSAALDSGLATIAQGCPNLRRLSLVAPPASEAGLMSLAERCTTLQELELHRCTDVALRPISAFTNLQILKLVGSIEGLYRGPGVTDVGLTILAHGCKRLVKLELARCEGSYDGISAVGRCCFMLEELTLTDHRMDAGWLAGLSFCGNLKTLRLQGCRSIDADPGPSEHLGTCPTIERLQLQRCQLRDKRSLSALYMVCEAVREIMFQNCWGLDNDMFGIASICRRVKFLCLEGCSLLTTEGLESVVLSWNDLQSLAVVSCNNIKNEVVSPAMSTLFSVLKELKWRPDSKSVLATNLVGTGMGKKGGRFFKRT, encoded by the exons ATGCACGAACACAACCGCCACCAACGCCTTCGGAGCTGGCCGGAGCTGTGGTTCGCCGACGCTCCTCTCAAGCCCCCGCTCAAGCATGTGGTTCTCGACATGCACCTTCCTGAGAAGCAGCAAACCCTAACGCTGGGCCCTGACCTCACTGCCCCTCTCTCTGATGAGCTCCTCCTCCGCCTTCTCTCCGCCCTCCCGGACTCCGCGCTTCCCGCCGCCTCCCTCGTCTGCAAGCGATGGCTCCGCCTCCTCGACCGCCTCCGCCGCCGCCTCATCCTCCTTGACTGGTCTTCTCTCCCTCGCATCCCTGGGCGCTTCCCAGACCTCTCCGACCTTGACCTCCTTCCCGCCTCCTTCTTCCCCTCGTCCCCTTCCCCTCTTATCCTCACCCGCGACTCCGTCTCCATCCCTCTGGATCCCTATCTCGATCCCCCCATCGGCGACTCTCCATTCATCTCCTCCGCCGCTCTCGACTCCGGCCTTGCGACCATCGCCCAAGGCTGTCCCAACCTCCGTCGCCTCTCCCTCGTCGCCCCTCCCGCATCTGAAGCCGGTCTCATGTCCCTCGCTGAGCGCTGCACGACCCTGCAGGAGCTCGAGCTCCATCGCTGCACCGACGTCGCGCTTCGCCCCATCTCCGCCTTCACGAACCTCCAGATCTTGAAGCTTGTGGGGTCCATTGAGGGGCTCTACCGCGGGCCCGGGGTCACCGACGTGGGGCTCACCATTTTGGCCCACGGCTGCAAGCGGCTCGTCAAGCTCGAGTTGGCCAGGTGTGAGGGGAGCTACGACGGGATCAGCGCCGTCGGGCGGTGCTGCTTCATGCTTGAGGAACTCACCCTCACCGATCATCGGATGGATGCCGGGTGGCTGGCCGGGCTATCGTTCTGTGGGAACCTTAAGACGCTGAGGCTGCAGGGTTGCCGGAGCATCGATGCGGACCCAGGTCCTTCTGAGCATCTTGGGACATGCCCGACCATTGAGCGATTGCAGCTGCAGCGCTGTCAATTGAGGGATAAGAGGAGCTTGAGTGCCTTGTACATGGTGTGCGAGGCCGTGAGGGAGATCATGTTTCAGAACTGCTGGGGACTTGATAACGATATGTTTGGCATTGCCAGCATTTGCAG GAGGGTGAAATTTCTCTGTCTAGAAGGTTGTTCTTTGTTAACAACAGAAGGCCTAGAATCAGTGGTATTGTCTTGGAATGATTTACAAAGTCTTGCGGTTGTCTCATGCAATAACATAAAGAATGAAGTGGTCTCCCCTGCCATGTCGACCTTGTTCTCTGTTCTGAAAGAGCTAAAATGGAGACCTGATTCCAAATCTGTCCTTGCGACCAACCTTGTGGGTACAGGAATGGGAAAGAAGGGTGGGAGATTTTTCAAGAGGACTTGA